The genomic window GCAGCCGGTCAAGCCGCTGAATCAGTCAACGTGCGGAACCCGCTTGTGCCATCGCCTCTTCTTTCGGATCTGTGCAAGCTTGACGCCGACCAGTACGATCGGTTCTTGAGGGGCAGCGCGATGAAGCGGGCAACGTTGGAAATGCTCAGACGCAACGCCCGGATCGCCTTGGGCAACTGTCGCGGCAACAAAAAAGGAGACGGCACGGCCGAATGACGTCCCTTCATCCGACCGCACCGTCCCGGTGACGAACAACCTCATGCGATGCACGCGGTTGGCAGGCAACACACCTGCCGGATGCCCCTGTCCGCGTGCTCGCCGTGAGCCTACTTCAGTTCAATTCGGCGGGGCTTGGCGTCCTCCCGCGTCGGAATCGTCAGCGTAAGCACGCCGTTGGCCAGTTGCGCCGTCACGTTCTCGCTGTCGGCGGTTTCCGGCAGCCGGAAGGATCTCGAGAACTCGCCGGTCCGTCGTTCGCGGACGTAGTATTCGGCGTTCTCCTTTGCGGCTTCCTGGGCGTACTTGCCGCCAATGGTC from Phycisphaerae bacterium includes these protein-coding regions:
- a CDS encoding Hsp20/alpha crystallin family protein codes for the protein DMCSAPLIRWSRLPRLFDDLFDETALHAAGALPVDVRQEGDKWILEAEVPGIAREDLNITVENGVLTIGGKYAQEAAKENAEYYVRERRTGEFSRSFRLPETADSENVTAQLANGVLTLTIPTREDAKPRRIELK